In Limnohabitans sp. TEGF004, the genomic window GCCATGCATCAGCTTGCGCCACACGCCCGTTTGGCCGTGATAGACGAGGCAGGGCATATGGCTCCCATGGAGCGTCCTGACTTGGTAGTGGCCGAGTTTTTACACTGGTTGGATACAAAATACTAGCATTTACCCTTTAAATGCCTATTTGTTGAGCTAAATCAAGTCTCAATGTATACAATTTTTAAATGCAACCGAATTTTGTAACTGCCACTCACACCACTCACGGCGAACCTTTTGAAGAAGGTGGGTCGCAGGCCGTCAAGGTCCAGTTGAAGTTACGCGAGATGGTGTTGGCTGGCGACTTGAAGGCTGGATCACGCATCACCGAGCTAGCGCTGGTTGAAAAGCTTGGCGTTTCGAGAACGCCGATTCGCGCTGCCTTGATCCGACTCGAGCAAGAAGGGTTGTTGCAACAAATGCCCAGCGGTGGTTTTGCTGTGCGCAAATTCTCGGAAGCCGATGTGGCCGATGCGATTGAGTTGCGAGGCACGGTAGAAGGTCTGGCTGCGCGCATGGCGGCAGAGCGCGGTACGTCTGAGCAAAACCTAGAACAAGCTAATGAATGCCTTGATCAAATTGATCTTTTGCTTCGCGAGCCGGTGTTGCACGAAGAGGCTTTCTCGCGCTATGTCGATTTGAATGCGCAATTCCACACTTTGTTGGGTGGCTTCTCAGCCTCTCCTGTGATTCAGCGCGAGTTGGAGCGCGTGGGCAGCTTGCCATTTGCATCGCCTTCCGGCTTTGTGGGCGTGCAAGCCAACTCGCCTCAGGCGCGTGACATGCTCATCGTGGCCCAAGACCAACACAGACAAGTAATGCAAGCCATTGTCCAGCGCGAGGGTGCGAGGGCTGAAGCGTTGATGCGCGAACACTCGCGTTTGGCGCAAAGAAATTTACGCGAAGCGGTGCGCAGTTCGCTTCATCTGCCGGGCGTGCATTTGATTTCCCCCAGTTCTTAACGACGATTATTTCAAAGGAGACAGTTCATGCAAAAACGTTTTTTCCTCAGCGCTGTAACGCTTGGTTTGTTAGCCGCGCATGCGGGCACGGCCTTGGCTCAAGAGAAATTTAAGATCGGTTTGATCTTGCCCATGACCGGTCCCTTTGCCTCAACGGGCAAGCAAATTGAAGCCGCTGCGCGCTTGTACATGGCGCAAAACGGTGACACCGTGGGCGGTAAAAAAGTGGAGTTGATTGTCAAAGACGACACCAGCGCACCTGATGTGACCAAGCGTATTGCGCAAGAACTGGTGGTGAACGAGAAGGTCAATGTATTGGCTGGTTTTGGCTTGACGCCATTGGCCATGGCCACAGCACCCTTGGCCACACAGTCGAAAACGCCGATGGTGGTGATGGCTGCGGCTACATCCAGCATCACGCAAGCCTCGCCTTATGTTGTGCGCACCAGCTTCGCCTTGCCACAAGCCGCAGTGGCCTTGGCCGATTGGGCGCCCAACAATGGCATCAAAAAAGTGGTGACCTTGGTGTCTGACTATGGTCCCGGCATCGATGCTGAAAAGTTTTTCAAAGAGCGTTTGATGTTCAACGGTGGTCAAGTGTTGGACACCTTGCGCGTGCCCATGCGTAACCCCGACTTTGCACCGTTCTTGCAAAAGGTGCGTGATTTGAAACCGGATGCGGTGTTTGTGTTTGTGCCCTCGGGCGCCGGAGCCGCGCTGATGAAACAGTTTGCCGAACGTGGCATGGACAAAGCCGGCATCAAGTTGATTGGTACGGGCGACATCACCGATGACGATATCTTGAACAGCATGGGCGATGTGGCCCATGGTGTGGTGACCTCGCACCACTACTCGGCGTCGCATAACTCGCCACTCAACAAAAAATTTGTCGCTGCGTTTGAAAAGGCCAACGCGGGCTTGCGCCCCAACTTCATGGCCGTGGGTGGCTATGACGGCA contains:
- a CDS encoding GntR family transcriptional regulator, whose protein sequence is MQPNFVTATHTTHGEPFEEGGSQAVKVQLKLREMVLAGDLKAGSRITELALVEKLGVSRTPIRAALIRLEQEGLLQQMPSGGFAVRKFSEADVADAIELRGTVEGLAARMAAERGTSEQNLEQANECLDQIDLLLREPVLHEEAFSRYVDLNAQFHTLLGGFSASPVIQRELERVGSLPFASPSGFVGVQANSPQARDMLIVAQDQHRQVMQAIVQREGARAEALMREHSRLAQRNLREAVRSSLHLPGVHLISPSS
- a CDS encoding ABC transporter substrate-binding protein encodes the protein MQKRFFLSAVTLGLLAAHAGTALAQEKFKIGLILPMTGPFASTGKQIEAAARLYMAQNGDTVGGKKVELIVKDDTSAPDVTKRIAQELVVNEKVNVLAGFGLTPLAMATAPLATQSKTPMVVMAAATSSITQASPYVVRTSFALPQAAVALADWAPNNGIKKVVTLVSDYGPGIDAEKFFKERLMFNGGQVLDTLRVPMRNPDFAPFLQKVRDLKPDAVFVFVPSGAGAALMKQFAERGMDKAGIKLIGTGDITDDDILNSMGDVAHGVVTSHHYSASHNSPLNKKFVAAFEKANAGLRPNFMAVGGYDGMRVIYEAAKVTKGGNGEALLNAMKGQVFESPRGPMFIDAQTRDVVHNIYIRKVEKVGGQLFNQEFSTIPDVKDPGKTK